Proteins encoded together in one Pseudomonas sp. Seg1 window:
- a CDS encoding lipopolysaccharide kinase InaA family protein, translating into MQSIDHSTYEALREGAHVLEADGSGDKVLRLADGRMLKLFRRKRLLSSALFYPYAQRFADNTRALEQRGILCPTVIAVYRIPSIERDGVYYSPLAGDTVRQLQGSSEGNDALRFQLGGYFAQLHEKGVYFRSLHFGNVVLTPDHQLGLIDIADLRCQRRALSDSKRLRNFAHLLRYKEDRQWLLGEDAGDTFIEGYRQALPSNRQAPLISRLRPLLG; encoded by the coding sequence ATGCAATCGATTGACCACAGCACTTACGAGGCACTGCGCGAAGGTGCACACGTATTGGAAGCCGACGGTTCCGGCGACAAGGTGCTCAGATTGGCCGATGGACGCATGCTCAAGCTGTTCCGTCGCAAGCGGCTGCTCAGTTCGGCGCTGTTCTATCCCTATGCGCAGCGCTTTGCCGACAACACCCGGGCACTGGAGCAGCGCGGCATTCTCTGTCCGACCGTCATTGCGGTGTATCGCATTCCGAGTATCGAGCGCGATGGCGTTTATTACAGCCCGCTGGCGGGCGATACGGTGCGCCAGTTGCAAGGCAGCAGTGAAGGGAATGATGCGTTGAGGTTCCAATTGGGCGGATATTTCGCTCAATTGCATGAAAAAGGCGTGTATTTTCGCTCGCTGCACTTCGGCAATGTCGTACTCACACCCGATCACCAACTGGGCCTGATCGACATCGCCGACCTGCGCTGCCAGAGACGCGCACTCAGCGACAGCAAACGCCTGCGCAACTTCGCCCATTTGCTGCGCTATAAAGAAGACCGCCAATGGTTGCTGGGCGAAGACGCTGGCGACACCTTCATCGAAGGCTACCGCCAGGCCCTGCCAAGCAACCGGCAAGCGCCACTGATCTCGCGCCTGCGTCCGCTGCTGGGTTGA
- the msbA gene encoding lipid A export permease/ATP-binding protein MsbA, whose translation MSSPEPKAQSTLAIYFRLLAYVRPYAGLFLLSIVGFLIFASTQPMLAYILKYFVDGLANPEASLFPGNPYLGKLQLLETVPLMIVFIALLQGVGSYLGNFFLARVSLGLVHDLRVVLFNKLLELPNRFFDKNNSGHLISRITFNVTMVTGAATDAIKVVIREGMTVIFLFCTLLWMNWKLTLVMVAILPVIGIMVNSTSKKFRKQSKKIQVSMGNVTHVASETIHGYRVVRSFGGEVYEKDRFRDASQSNTDKQLTMTKTGAVYTPMLQLVTYSAMAVVMFLVLYLRGDASPGDLVAYITMAGLLPKPIRQLSEVSSTIQKGVAGAESIFEQLDEPAEVDQGTVERDRLEGRLEVRNLSFQYPDTDKQVLNDISFVVEPGQMVALVGRSGSGKSTLAGLIPRFYQHEHGQILLDGVEVQDFTLRSLRRQIALVTQAVTLFNDTVTNNIAYGDLAGAPFEEVKRAASEAYADEFIVKMPQGYETMVGENGVLLSGGQRQRIAIARALLKDAPLLILDEATSALDTESERHIQAALDHVVQNRTTLVIAHRLSTIEKADLILVMDEGRIVERGTHAQLLEQNGYYSRLHAKEFEEGDEPQPAHVTNVC comes from the coding sequence ATGAGCAGTCCTGAACCGAAAGCCCAGTCAACGCTGGCGATCTACTTCCGCCTTTTGGCTTACGTGCGGCCTTACGCCGGTCTCTTCCTTCTCAGCATCGTCGGGTTTCTGATCTTCGCATCGACTCAGCCGATGCTCGCTTACATCCTAAAGTACTTTGTCGATGGCCTGGCCAATCCTGAGGCCAGCCTGTTTCCGGGCAACCCGTACCTGGGCAAATTGCAATTGCTCGAAACCGTGCCGCTGATGATCGTGTTCATTGCGCTGTTGCAGGGCGTGGGTTCGTATCTAGGCAACTTCTTCCTGGCTCGGGTTTCCCTGGGCCTGGTGCATGACCTGCGGGTGGTGCTGTTCAACAAGTTGCTGGAGCTGCCCAACCGGTTCTTTGACAAGAACAACTCCGGGCATCTGATTTCCCGAATCACCTTCAACGTGACGATGGTCACCGGCGCTGCGACGGACGCGATCAAAGTGGTCATCCGTGAAGGCATGACCGTGATTTTCCTGTTCTGCACCCTGTTGTGGATGAACTGGAAACTCACGCTGGTGATGGTGGCCATCCTGCCGGTCATCGGCATCATGGTGAACAGCACCAGCAAGAAATTCCGCAAGCAAAGCAAAAAGATCCAGGTGTCGATGGGCAACGTCACGCACGTCGCCTCCGAGACGATCCATGGTTACCGTGTGGTGCGCAGTTTCGGCGGCGAAGTCTATGAAAAGGACCGCTTTCGCGATGCCAGCCAGAGCAACACCGACAAGCAGCTGACGATGACCAAGACCGGCGCGGTCTACACGCCGATGCTGCAACTGGTGACGTACAGCGCCATGGCCGTGGTCATGTTCCTTGTGCTGTACCTTCGCGGTGATGCATCGCCGGGCGATCTGGTGGCCTACATCACCATGGCCGGTCTGTTGCCGAAGCCTATTCGCCAACTCTCCGAAGTCAGCTCGACCATTCAGAAAGGTGTGGCCGGTGCCGAGAGTATCTTCGAGCAGCTCGATGAGCCGGCCGAAGTGGATCAGGGTACGGTCGAGCGCGATCGCCTTGAAGGCCGACTGGAAGTGCGCAATCTCAGCTTCCAGTACCCGGACACCGACAAACAGGTACTCAACGACATCAGCTTCGTCGTGGAGCCTGGGCAAATGGTCGCTCTGGTCGGCCGTTCCGGCAGCGGCAAGTCCACTCTGGCCGGGTTGATTCCGCGCTTTTATCAGCATGAACACGGGCAGATTCTGCTCGATGGCGTGGAAGTGCAGGATTTCACCCTGCGCAGCCTGCGTCGCCAGATTGCGCTGGTGACCCAGGCGGTGACGTTGTTCAACGATACGGTGACCAACAACATCGCTTACGGCGATCTGGCCGGCGCGCCTTTCGAGGAAGTCAAACGCGCGGCCTCCGAGGCCTATGCCGATGAGTTCATCGTCAAGATGCCGCAGGGCTATGAAACCATGGTCGGCGAGAACGGAGTGCTGCTGTCCGGTGGCCAGCGTCAGCGCATTGCCATCGCCCGCGCCCTGCTCAAGGATGCACCGCTGCTGATTCTCGACGAGGCCACTTCTGCACTGGATACCGAGTCGGAGCGGCATATTCAGGCAGCGCTGGATCATGTGGTGCAGAACCGCACGACTCTGGTGATCGCGCACCGCTTGAGCACCATCGAGAAGGCCGATCTGATTCTGGTCATGGACGAAGGCCGGATTGTCGAGCGTGGCACCCACGCACAACTGCTGGAGCAGAACGGCTATTACTCGCGCCTGCATGCCAAAGAGTTCGAAGAGGGTGACGAGCCGCAGCCGGCCCACGTGACCAACGTATGCTGA
- a CDS encoding glycosyltransferase family A protein, whose protein sequence is MTETLISVVIPAYNYARTLPRAVESVLAQLDDATTDLLVIDDGSTDETPEVVEKLLLKHGGRFRALRKSNGGLSSVRNRGLEETTGQYLVFLDSDDEMAPGALAALSQHIACNPQSLMVIGAHWSVFADGRRSLQAAKPLPSTPRQRLQGYLLDKTVSISNGACAMHRAVFAPGNYPEHLRNVEDLPVFAQVLARFPCTVLDQPMALIYKHADSMRHDLRQSLAAGTEQVVSEVFSSRRMPAEMQDLRQAFLAQRCLSLFRDCYSHGEYALAKGFYFQALRADWRTVSRWSYTRKALRLLFR, encoded by the coding sequence TTGACTGAAACACTGATCAGCGTCGTGATTCCCGCTTACAACTATGCGCGGACCCTGCCTCGTGCAGTGGAGTCGGTATTGGCGCAGCTGGATGATGCGACGACGGATCTGTTAGTCATCGACGATGGGTCGACGGACGAAACGCCTGAAGTAGTAGAGAAACTTCTGCTCAAGCATGGCGGGCGTTTTCGTGCGTTGCGCAAAAGCAATGGCGGGCTGTCTTCAGTGCGAAATCGGGGGCTTGAAGAGACGACCGGGCAATACCTGGTTTTCCTTGATTCCGATGACGAAATGGCCCCCGGCGCTTTGGCTGCGCTGTCGCAACACATTGCCTGCAACCCTCAAAGCCTGATGGTCATCGGTGCCCACTGGTCAGTGTTCGCAGACGGCAGGCGCAGCTTGCAGGCAGCCAAACCGTTGCCTTCGACTCCCCGTCAGCGTTTGCAGGGTTACCTGCTGGACAAGACCGTATCGATTTCCAATGGTGCGTGCGCGATGCATCGCGCTGTATTCGCTCCGGGTAATTACCCGGAGCATCTGCGCAACGTCGAGGACCTGCCAGTGTTTGCCCAGGTGCTGGCGCGTTTCCCTTGCACCGTTCTCGATCAGCCTATGGCATTGATCTACAAGCATGCCGACAGCATGCGTCATGATCTGCGCCAAAGTCTTGCTGCTGGCACGGAGCAGGTGGTCAGCGAAGTGTTTTCAAGTCGGCGCATGCCGGCAGAAATGCAGGATTTACGTCAGGCATTTCTGGCACAGCGCTGCCTGTCGCTGTTTCGCGATTGCTATTCACATGGTGAATACGCGTTGGCCAAGGGCTTCTATTTTCAGGCGTTGCGTGCCGACTGGCGCACGGTTTCGCGCTGGTCCTACACTCGCAAGGCTTTGCGGTTGTTGTTTCGGTAA
- the hldE gene encoding bifunctional D-glycero-beta-D-manno-heptose-7-phosphate kinase/D-glycero-beta-D-manno-heptose 1-phosphate adenylyltransferase HldE, whose amino-acid sequence MKLSMPRFDQAPVLVVGDVMLDRYWHGGTSRISPEAPVPVVKVEQIEDRPGGAANVALNIAALGAPASLVGVTGDDEAADSLSNSLKGAGVRALFQRIAHQPTIVKLRVMSRHQQLLRIDFEEPFATDALALGSQVDDLLEGIKVLVLSDYGKGALKNHQALIQAARAKNIPVLADPKGKDFSIYRGASLITPNLSEFEAIVGGCADEHELVSKGATLMHDLELGALLVTRGEHGMTLLRPDHPALHLPARAREVFDVTGAGDTVISTLAAAIAAGEELPHAVALANLAAGIVVGKLGTAAISAPELRRAIQREEGSERGVLGLEQLLLAVADARAHNEKIVFTNGCFDILHAGHVTYLEQARAQGDRLIVAVNDDASVSRLKGPGRPINSVDRRMAVLAGLGAVDWVISFPEGTPENLLREVKPDVLVKGGDYGIDQVVGADIVSAYGGTVKVLGLVENSSTTAIVEKIRSR is encoded by the coding sequence ATGAAGTTGTCCATGCCGCGTTTCGATCAAGCCCCGGTCTTGGTAGTCGGCGATGTCATGCTCGACCGCTACTGGCATGGCGGAACCTCACGGATTTCCCCTGAGGCACCGGTGCCGGTCGTTAAGGTCGAGCAAATCGAAGACCGTCCGGGCGGCGCCGCGAACGTTGCCTTGAACATTGCCGCGCTGGGTGCGCCGGCGTCTCTGGTCGGTGTGACCGGTGATGACGAAGCCGCCGACAGCCTGAGCAACAGTCTCAAAGGCGCGGGCGTTCGGGCCCTGTTCCAGCGCATCGCGCACCAGCCAACCATCGTCAAGCTGCGGGTCATGAGCCGGCACCAGCAACTGCTGCGTATCGACTTTGAAGAACCGTTTGCCACTGACGCCCTGGCCCTTGGCTCGCAGGTCGACGACCTGCTCGAAGGCATCAAGGTCCTGGTGTTGTCCGACTACGGCAAAGGCGCGCTGAAAAACCATCAGGCGCTGATCCAGGCGGCCCGGGCAAAAAACATTCCGGTGCTGGCCGATCCGAAAGGCAAGGATTTCTCGATCTACCGTGGCGCCAGCCTGATCACCCCGAACCTCAGTGAGTTCGAAGCCATCGTCGGCGGTTGCGCCGATGAACACGAACTGGTGAGCAAGGGCGCAACCCTGATGCACGATCTCGAACTCGGTGCGCTGCTGGTCACTCGAGGCGAACACGGTATGACCCTGCTGCGTCCGGATCATCCGGCACTGCACCTGCCGGCCCGTGCCCGTGAAGTGTTCGATGTCACCGGCGCCGGTGACACGGTGATTTCGACCCTGGCCGCTGCCATTGCCGCCGGCGAAGAGCTTCCGCACGCTGTGGCACTGGCCAATCTGGCCGCCGGCATCGTCGTCGGCAAGCTCGGTACCGCTGCCATCAGCGCCCCGGAACTGCGTCGCGCCATTCAGCGCGAAGAAGGCTCCGAGCGCGGTGTGCTGGGCCTCGAGCAGTTGCTGCTGGCGGTGGCCGATGCCCGCGCGCACAACGAGAAGATCGTCTTCACCAATGGCTGTTTCGACATCCTGCATGCCGGCCACGTGACTTATCTGGAGCAGGCGCGAGCCCAGGGCGATCGTCTGATCGTCGCGGTCAACGACGATGCGTCCGTCAGCCGACTGAAAGGGCCGGGGCGCCCGATCAACAGTGTTGACCGGCGTATGGCGGTTCTGGCCGGGCTCGGGGCTGTGGACTGGGTCATCAGCTTCCCTGAAGGCACACCGGAAAACCTGCTGCGTGAGGTCAAGCCGGACGTGTTGGTCAAGGGCGGCGATTACGGGATCGACCAAGTGGTGGGTGCCGATATCGTGTCGGCTTATGGCGGCACCGTGAAAGTGCTGGGACTGGTGGAAAACAGCTCGACAACAGCGATTGTCGAAAAAATCCGCAGTCGTTGA
- a CDS encoding aldo/keto reductase, with product MSIATLHDLHRPLGSTGLTVSPLGLGTVKLGRDQGVKYPNGFQIPDDEAARMLLRQAQGLGINLIDTAPAYGRSEERLGPLLRGQRQDWVIVSKVGEEFANGESRHDFSAAHTRLSVERSLQRLETDFIDLVLVHSDGNDMAILEHEEVYATLAALKAEGKIRGFGFSGKTVEGGLKALEQGDCAMVTYNLNEQSEKAVIDYAAAHGKAILVKKALASGHVCLSPGVDPVRASFELLFAQPGVASAIVGTINPLHLAHNVATVAQVLRGH from the coding sequence ATGAGTATCGCTACCCTGCATGACTTGCATCGCCCGCTGGGCAGCACCGGCCTGACGGTTTCGCCACTGGGCCTGGGCACGGTCAAACTCGGCCGTGATCAAGGGGTGAAATACCCCAACGGTTTTCAGATCCCCGACGATGAGGCGGCGCGCATGCTGCTGCGGCAAGCGCAGGGTCTGGGCATCAACCTGATCGACACCGCGCCGGCTTATGGCCGCAGCGAAGAACGCCTCGGCCCGCTACTGCGGGGCCAGCGACAGGACTGGGTGATTGTCAGCAAGGTCGGCGAAGAGTTTGCCAACGGTGAGTCACGTCACGACTTCAGCGCGGCCCACACGCGCCTGTCGGTGGAGCGCAGCCTGCAACGTCTTGAAACCGATTTTATCGATCTGGTGCTGGTGCACTCCGACGGCAATGACATGGCGATCCTTGAGCACGAAGAGGTGTACGCCACACTCGCGGCGCTCAAGGCCGAGGGCAAGATTCGCGGCTTCGGTTTCTCCGGCAAAACCGTCGAAGGTGGCCTGAAGGCACTGGAGCAGGGCGACTGCGCGATGGTCACCTACAATCTGAACGAACAGAGCGAGAAGGCAGTCATTGACTATGCTGCTGCCCATGGCAAAGCCATTCTGGTGAAAAAAGCCCTGGCCAGCGGTCACGTTTGCCTGAGCCCAGGTGTGGACCCGGTGCGTGCCAGCTTCGAATTGCTGTTTGCCCAGCCCGGCGTAGCCAGTGCTATTGTCGGGACGATCAATCCGCTGCACCTCGCCCATAACGTTGCGACCGTTGCCCAGGTCCTTCGTGGTCACTGA
- a CDS encoding metal ABC transporter ATPase has product MPRTLIRKNPSNFKTLPLFVEATPEGLTYQSVGMPLNFAQTLQRRKPVSVADAERFSLELANLGVSVRLTLHWQNRDYWVLVRQRRQDRGDVVLKLISGYVPAHELNIPLHTAIQEIAEECLLETPEGWLGGRFNDTWLPAPYSSALHYREALPFRLTPLSGSARPIRCANLQLLERPRAYVHLPTASLQLIYDLRLDVPKEAKSLSLFHVDERLEGDQLVARLDRKRPDLYLMPLKDGAPLAELYTLKRDKLLPAGTRGLYLAESFATQEGWVVRDERIRWKDWVVQQGLQPAKPPRTGLKQLSLKALRLVGIGKKRASK; this is encoded by the coding sequence ATGCCGCGCACGCTCATCAGAAAGAACCCGAGCAACTTCAAGACCCTGCCGCTGTTCGTCGAAGCCACCCCCGAAGGCCTGACCTATCAGAGCGTCGGCATGCCGCTGAACTTCGCGCAGACCTTGCAGCGACGCAAACCGGTGAGCGTGGCGGATGCCGAGCGCTTTTCGCTGGAGCTGGCGAATCTCGGAGTCTCGGTGCGCCTGACCCTGCATTGGCAGAATCGCGATTATTGGGTGCTGGTACGCCAGCGCCGGCAGGATCGCGGCGACGTGGTGCTGAAACTGATTTCCGGTTACGTACCGGCCCACGAACTGAATATTCCGCTGCACACGGCCATCCAGGAAATTGCCGAAGAGTGTTTGCTGGAAACCCCGGAAGGCTGGCTCGGCGGACGTTTCAACGACACGTGGCTGCCGGCGCCCTACTCCTCCGCGCTGCATTACCGCGAGGCCTTGCCGTTTCGGCTGACGCCGTTGTCCGGCTCGGCGCGCCCGATTCGTTGCGCTAACCTGCAATTGCTGGAACGGCCGCGCGCCTATGTGCATTTGCCGACCGCGTCGCTGCAATTGATCTATGACTTGCGTCTGGACGTGCCCAAGGAAGCCAAATCCCTGAGCCTGTTCCATGTCGATGAGCGCCTGGAAGGTGATCAACTGGTGGCACGGCTCGACCGCAAGCGCCCCGACCTCTATCTGATGCCGCTCAAGGACGGTGCACCACTGGCCGAACTCTATACCCTCAAGCGCGACAAACTCCTGCCGGCCGGCACCCGCGGACTTTACCTCGCAGAGAGCTTCGCAACTCAAGAGGGCTGGGTCGTACGCGATGAACGAATTCGCTGGAAGGACTGGGTCGTGCAGCAAGGCCTGCAACCCGCAAAGCCCCCTCGCACAGGCCTCAAGCAACTGAGTCTGAAGGCGTTGCGTCTGGTTGGCATCGGCAAGAAACGCGCGAGCAAATAG
- a CDS encoding glycosyltransferase yields MKVMLLVMDEQRVILDRLYDIVQQNCDECVIYRLSKQQQMNLGPFLASVDYQMFDRVVIFSRVKRLAPQLRVLKCIPGLIFLEHDAYQNYMPASKYRGVYSRLYSRLPSCRALVSGAVVARKMLAEGIDTVFVSKGYDEQMLRNIGTERDIPVGFLGSLKSTEYAERKALLESLSKRTGMLVTRTKSGSEYLETLNRIRIFVSADIGMNEFMIKNFEAMACGCVLLAWSQGEEDQLLGFEDMHNTVFYRSEDEAVEKIKLLQGNPELADRIASNGQAFAQSRYSFARVGQSLAAEIQREMRPWQPPSAFTRFWVKLRHGMKVPV; encoded by the coding sequence ATGAAAGTCATGCTCCTGGTGATGGACGAGCAGCGGGTCATTCTTGACCGGCTCTACGACATCGTGCAGCAGAACTGTGATGAATGTGTCATCTACCGTCTGAGCAAACAGCAACAGATGAACCTCGGGCCGTTTCTGGCCTCGGTCGATTACCAGATGTTCGACCGCGTGGTGATCTTCTCCCGGGTCAAGCGCCTGGCCCCGCAACTGCGGGTGCTCAAGTGCATTCCCGGGCTGATCTTTCTCGAACACGACGCCTACCAGAACTACATGCCTGCCAGTAAGTATCGGGGCGTGTATTCGCGGCTCTACAGCCGTCTGCCGAGCTGCCGCGCACTGGTATCCGGCGCGGTGGTCGCGCGCAAAATGCTCGCTGAAGGCATTGATACAGTGTTCGTCTCCAAGGGTTACGACGAGCAGATGCTGCGCAACATCGGCACTGAGCGGGACATTCCCGTCGGTTTTCTCGGCAGCCTGAAAAGCACCGAATATGCCGAACGCAAAGCACTGCTCGAATCGCTGTCGAAGCGAACCGGGATGCTGGTGACGCGCACGAAGTCGGGCTCGGAGTATCTCGAAACGCTCAATCGCATCAGGATCTTTGTCAGCGCCGATATCGGCATGAACGAGTTCATGATCAAGAATTTCGAAGCCATGGCCTGCGGTTGTGTGCTGCTGGCCTGGAGTCAGGGCGAAGAAGACCAGTTGCTCGGTTTCGAAGACATGCACAACACCGTGTTCTACCGCAGCGAAGACGAAGCGGTGGAAAAGATCAAACTGTTGCAAGGCAACCCTGAGCTGGCGGATCGCATCGCCAGCAATGGTCAGGCCTTTGCACAGAGCCGTTATTCCTTCGCGCGGGTTGGCCAGTCCCTCGCGGCTGAAATCCAGCGCGAGATGCGCCCATGGCAGCCGCCGTCGGCATTTACGCGGTTCTGGGTGAAGCTGCGTCACGGGATGAAGGTGCCGGTCTGA
- a CDS encoding GNAT family N-acetyltransferase: MLRVFRSFRERGWSEIDRDAYAQAWLRFGGSFATHPEVVERLSTFVGIELRYLGWIVGGEVVAAIPSWGRHVALSKEVLKREGKRGLLDMGNAEIILPIAPDVVVPVRQRMAYVSQINAEQISTLKTQPEGLALARLPEEYSKKFRYNQRREQRLLEEAGGSLVPMSEFSPAEQAQAYGDLFERRWGFEVPGKAGLVEVFTLLREFMTGSVAMLESAPVAIQVLYRVEAPQWVSLEYINGGVDPQSREFSPGSVLSFVNTQQAWADAQALGKPLRYSFGRADREYKDRWCHTVPVYKV, encoded by the coding sequence ATGCTGAGGGTGTTTCGCAGCTTTCGTGAACGTGGCTGGAGCGAAATTGACCGGGATGCCTACGCTCAAGCCTGGCTGCGTTTCGGTGGCAGCTTTGCGACGCATCCCGAGGTGGTCGAGCGACTGTCGACATTCGTCGGGATCGAACTGCGCTACCTGGGCTGGATCGTTGGCGGTGAGGTGGTTGCCGCCATTCCCAGCTGGGGGCGGCATGTGGCCTTGTCCAAGGAAGTCCTCAAGCGTGAAGGCAAGCGTGGGTTGCTCGACATGGGCAATGCGGAAATTATCCTGCCGATCGCGCCGGATGTCGTCGTGCCGGTCCGCCAGCGCATGGCGTATGTCTCCCAGATCAATGCCGAGCAGATCAGCACCCTGAAAACCCAACCGGAGGGCTTGGCCCTGGCCCGGTTGCCGGAAGAGTATTCGAAGAAATTTCGCTACAACCAGCGTCGCGAACAGCGTCTGCTGGAAGAGGCGGGTGGCTCGCTGGTGCCGATGTCGGAGTTTTCTCCGGCAGAGCAAGCGCAGGCATATGGCGATCTGTTCGAGCGTCGCTGGGGCTTCGAAGTGCCTGGCAAGGCCGGGCTCGTCGAGGTTTTCACCTTGTTGCGCGAATTCATGACCGGTTCGGTGGCCATGCTTGAATCGGCGCCGGTGGCGATTCAGGTTCTGTACCGTGTCGAGGCACCGCAATGGGTTTCGCTGGAGTACATCAACGGTGGCGTCGACCCGCAGAGTCGCGAATTCAGCCCCGGCAGCGTACTGAGCTTCGTCAACACCCAGCAGGCCTGGGCTGACGCGCAAGCACTGGGCAAGCCGCTGCGTTATTCATTCGGTCGTGCCGACCGTGAGTACAAGGATCGCTGGTGCCACACGGTGCCGGTCTACAAGGTCTGA
- a CDS encoding PIG-L family deacetylase, with product MSARKQQLLKAHRRSKRLFLVAFLVSLLLIGVLIAWWLVPLLLVLAWVAHEAWFADHLFYRPGDDYQYRFPANTARQAVSLDGGVVRLSEPLAPGETLILELEVKAGWLGRWLDPYVQVGNDRQDFERGVKGRRFLNLSGQATALGQGSLTLSGHHCTPGATGTLWVMANPDYARQRVMVIAPHADDAELAAFGLYSRSEDVSIVTLTQGEIEAEDFQRLGLDQAAAARLKGRLRSWDSLVIPLWGGVPAERCVQLGYYCLQLPAMAAEPGKAFGSRESQENDVRSVRRHNPLILPGDLDGQPTWKNLVGDLVALLEHYRPQVLVTPHPELDPHSDHVAATQALLEAVGRSNWKPTTLLMYANHLHDNDRWPMGPAGAGIALPPAIEALPADRLWSPLLSADVQLDKAMALAMEHDLQGGQVFKRQLRRWIQHGLAGRRWPVTGSNEFFRKAVRRHELFWVRDLSD from the coding sequence ATGAGTGCTCGCAAGCAACAGCTTCTCAAGGCCCATCGGCGCAGCAAGCGTCTGTTCCTCGTCGCCTTTCTGGTGTCGCTGTTGCTGATCGGTGTGTTGATCGCCTGGTGGCTGGTGCCGCTGTTGCTGGTGCTTGCCTGGGTTGCCCACGAAGCGTGGTTTGCCGATCATTTGTTTTACCGCCCCGGCGACGATTATCAATACCGGTTTCCCGCGAATACTGCGCGTCAGGCCGTTAGCCTGGATGGCGGTGTTGTGCGCCTGAGCGAGCCATTGGCCCCGGGTGAAACGCTGATTCTCGAGCTTGAAGTGAAGGCCGGTTGGCTGGGGCGCTGGCTCGATCCGTATGTTCAGGTCGGCAATGATCGCCAGGATTTTGAACGTGGGGTCAAAGGGCGGCGTTTTCTCAACCTTTCCGGACAAGCAACGGCGCTGGGCCAGGGTTCGCTGACGCTGAGCGGGCACCATTGCACGCCGGGTGCCACGGGCACGCTGTGGGTCATGGCCAACCCTGACTACGCTCGCCAGCGCGTCATGGTCATCGCGCCGCATGCCGATGATGCCGAGCTTGCGGCATTCGGCCTTTACAGTCGCAGCGAAGACGTCAGCATCGTCACCCTTACCCAAGGCGAGATCGAGGCTGAAGACTTCCAGCGACTGGGCCTTGATCAAGCCGCTGCCGCACGCTTGAAAGGCCGCTTGCGCAGCTGGGACAGTCTGGTGATTCCGCTGTGGGGCGGGGTGCCCGCAGAACGTTGCGTGCAACTGGGTTACTACTGTCTGCAATTGCCTGCAATGGCCGCCGAGCCAGGCAAGGCGTTTGGCTCTCGCGAGTCGCAGGAAAACGATGTGCGCAGCGTGCGCCGACACAACCCGCTGATCTTGCCTGGTGATCTTGACGGGCAACCGACCTGGAAGAATCTGGTCGGCGACCTGGTGGCCCTGCTGGAGCACTATCGTCCGCAAGTGCTGGTGACACCGCATCCCGAACTGGACCCGCACAGTGACCACGTCGCCGCCACTCAGGCGCTGCTTGAGGCCGTTGGCCGCAGCAACTGGAAGCCGACGACCCTGCTGATGTACGCCAATCATCTGCATGACAACGACCGTTGGCCGATGGGGCCGGCAGGTGCCGGTATCGCGCTGCCGCCGGCCATCGAGGCATTGCCAGCCGATCGCTTGTGGAGCCCGCTGCTGTCAGCCGACGTGCAACTGGACAAGGCCATGGCACTGGCCATGGAGCATGATTTGCAGGGTGGGCAAGTGTTCAAGCGGCAATTGCGTCGCTGGATCCAGCACGGACTGGCGGGGCGCCGCTGGCCTGTCACGGGCAGTAACGAATTTTTCCGCAAGGCGGTCCGGCGCCACGAATTGTTCTGGGTGCGCGACCTTTCAGATTGA